Proteins co-encoded in one Deltaproteobacteria bacterium genomic window:
- a CDS encoding 30S ribosomal protein S12: MPTINQLIRESREKQRRKNTAPALQNCPQKRGVCTRVYTSTPKKPNSALRKVARVRLTNGIEVTSYIPGVGHNLQEHSVVLIRGGRVKDLPGVRYHIIRGTLDSIGVQDRRQGRSKYGAKRPK, translated from the coding sequence ATGCCTACGATTAATCAGTTGATTCGAGAAAGTCGGGAGAAACAGCGGCGCAAGAACACTGCGCCGGCGCTGCAAAACTGCCCGCAGAAGCGCGGTGTTTGCACGCGCGTCTATACCTCGACGCCTAAAAAGCCAAACTCAGCGCTACGCAAAGTGGCCCGCGTGCGGTTAACCAACGGCATCGAAGTGACTTCTTACATTCCCGGCGTCGGGCATAACTTGCAAGAACACTCAGTGGTGCTGATCCGCGGTGGCCGTGTGAAGGACTTGCCGGGTGTGCGCTATCACATCATCCGCGGAACATTGGATTCCATCGGCGTGCAAGACCGCCGCCAGGGCCGTTCGAAGTACGGCGCCAAGAGGCCGAAGTAA
- the rpsG gene encoding 30S ribosomal protein S7 has translation MPRKGEVKKREILPDPKYGDKLVAKFVNTIMNRGKKSVAESILYRSLDIVTAKTKEDSLGIFKRALDNTRPTVEVRSRRVGGATYQVPVEVRPQRRLSLSMRWLIDAARERAEKSMEEKLAAELIDAANNRGTAIKKKDDTHRMAEANRAFAHYRW, from the coding sequence ATGCCGCGCAAAGGTGAAGTCAAGAAGCGAGAGATTCTGCCCGACCCAAAGTATGGGGACAAGCTCGTTGCTAAGTTTGTCAACACTATTATGAATCGGGGCAAGAAGAGCGTTGCCGAGTCTATTCTGTATCGTTCGCTCGATATTGTGACGGCGAAAACCAAAGAGGACTCCCTGGGGATTTTTAAACGGGCGCTGGACAACACGCGACCCACCGTCGAAGTGCGCTCTCGGCGCGTCGGCGGCGCGACCTATCAAGTGCCCGTCGAAGTCCGGCCGCAGCGCCGGTTGTCGCTGAGCATGCGCTGGCTGATCGACGCTGCCCGTGAGCGGGCGGAAAAGTCAATGGAAGAAAAGTTAGCGGCCGAGTTGATTGACGCGGCGAATAATCGGGGAACCGCGATCAAGAAAAAAGACGATACTCACCGGATGGCGGAAGCCAACCGGGCCTTTGCCCATTATCGTTGGTAG
- the fusA gene encoding elongation factor G, with the protein MARTVALEKTRNIGIMAHIDAGKTTTTERILYYTGINYKIGEVHEGTATMDWMVQEQERGITITSAATTCFWRDHRVNIIDTPGHVDFTIEVERSLRVLDGAVAVFCSVGGVEPQTETVWRQADKYGVPRLAFINKMDRLGADFYRVVNMIKDRLGARPAVLQLPIGAEDKFVGLVDLVKMKAVVWEEESLGAKFHEEAVPADIKAQADEYREKLLEAAADCDEAIMEKYLEGKPVGEEELRSALRAGTLSLKIVPIVCGSAFRNKGVQPMLDAVVEYLPSPVDIPPIKGVNPDSQADENRPAKDDAPFSALAFKIMTDPFVGTLSFFRVYSGSLNSGASIYNSTKGRRERIGRLLKMHANKREEIKEVYAGDIAAAVGLKTATTGDTLCDEEEPIILESIDFPDPVISIAIEPKSKADQEKLGLSLQKLATEDPSFKVRTDEETGQTIISGMGELHLEIIVDRLLREFNVGANVGKPQVAYRETVRRAVEQQGRFVRQTGGRGQYGDVWIKLEPQEAGKGFEFVDAIKGGSIPREYIPAVEKGIKEATDNGTLAGYPVVDVKVTLFDGSYHDVDSSEIAFKIAGSMAFKEACRKASPVLLEPIMSVEVVVPEDFMGDVIGDLNSRRGKVLGMDTRPAAQAIDARVPLAQMFGYATDLRSMTQGRATYTMQFSHYEPVPAAVAEGIVAKFTGKSDDKV; encoded by the coding sequence ATGGCGCGAACCGTAGCATTAGAGAAGACCCGCAATATCGGCATCATGGCGCACATCGATGCGGGCAAAACTACGACCACCGAGCGGATCCTGTACTACACCGGGATCAACTACAAGATCGGTGAAGTGCATGAAGGCACTGCGACCATGGACTGGATGGTCCAGGAGCAGGAGCGCGGCATTACTATCACTTCGGCGGCGACCACCTGCTTTTGGCGCGACCACCGGGTCAACATCATCGATACGCCGGGTCACGTGGATTTTACCATCGAAGTAGAGCGCTCCTTGCGCGTGCTTGACGGCGCGGTTGCGGTTTTCTGCTCGGTCGGTGGCGTTGAGCCGCAGACCGAAACCGTCTGGCGCCAGGCGGACAAGTACGGCGTGCCGCGTTTGGCATTCATCAACAAGATGGATCGGCTCGGCGCCGACTTTTATCGTGTCGTCAACATGATCAAGGACCGCTTGGGCGCCCGTCCGGCGGTGTTGCAGTTGCCCATCGGCGCGGAAGACAAGTTCGTCGGCCTCGTCGACTTAGTGAAGATGAAAGCAGTTGTCTGGGAAGAAGAAAGTCTGGGCGCAAAATTTCATGAAGAGGCGGTTCCAGCCGACATCAAGGCCCAGGCCGACGAATATCGCGAAAAGCTCTTGGAAGCGGCCGCTGACTGCGACGAAGCGATTATGGAAAAGTATCTCGAGGGCAAGCCGGTCGGCGAAGAGGAGCTGCGCAGCGCGCTGCGCGCCGGCACCCTGTCGTTGAAAATAGTGCCGATTGTCTGCGGCTCGGCTTTCCGCAACAAGGGCGTTCAGCCCATGCTCGATGCGGTGGTTGAATACCTGCCCTCGCCGGTGGATATCCCGCCGATTAAGGGCGTCAATCCCGATTCCCAAGCCGACGAGAATCGCCCGGCCAAAGATGATGCGCCTTTTTCCGCTCTTGCTTTCAAAATCATGACCGATCCCTTCGTGGGAACTTTGAGTTTCTTCCGGGTCTATTCCGGGTCGCTCAACTCCGGCGCAAGCATTTACAACTCGACCAAAGGCAGGCGGGAGCGCATCGGCCGGCTGCTAAAGATGCACGCCAACAAGCGTGAAGAGATCAAGGAAGTCTACGCCGGCGATATCGCGGCGGCGGTCGGTCTGAAGACGGCGACGACCGGCGACACTCTGTGCGACGAAGAGGAGCCGATTATTCTTGAGTCCATCGATTTTCCCGATCCGGTTATTTCCATCGCCATCGAGCCCAAAAGCAAAGCTGATCAAGAAAAATTGGGTCTTTCGCTGCAGAAGCTAGCCACCGAAGATCCGTCGTTCAAAGTGCGCACCGATGAAGAAACCGGTCAGACGATTATTTCCGGCATGGGTGAGCTGCACTTGGAAATCATCGTCGATCGGTTGCTGCGCGAATTCAACGTCGGCGCCAACGTCGGCAAGCCGCAGGTTGCGTATCGTGAAACAGTTCGCAGAGCAGTGGAACAACAGGGCCGCTTCGTGCGCCAGACCGGTGGTCGCGGTCAATACGGCGACGTTTGGATTAAGCTCGAACCGCAAGAAGCCGGCAAAGGCTTCGAGTTTGTCGATGCCATCAAGGGCGGCTCCATCCCGCGCGAATACATTCCGGCCGTTGAAAAAGGCATCAAAGAAGCCACCGACAATGGCACATTGGCCGGTTACCCGGTGGTCGATGTCAAAGTGACATTGTTCGACGGCAGCTATCACGACGTCGATTCATCGGAAATCGCTTTTAAGATCGCCGGCTCGATGGCTTTCAAAGAAGCCTGCCGCAAAGCAAGCCCAGTGCTTTTGGAACCGATCATGTCCGTTGAAGTCGTGGTTCCCGAGGACTTCATGGGCGACGTGATCGGCGATCTCAATTCGCGGCGCGGCAAAGTGTTGGGGATGGATACCCGGCCGGCGGCGCAGGCGATCGACGCCCGCGTGCCCCTGGCGCAGATGTTTGGCTATGCGACCGATCTGCGCTCGATGACCCAAGGGCGCGCAACTTACACCATGCAATTTTCTCACTACGAACCAGTGCCTGCGGCGGTGGCCGAAGGAATTGTTGCCAAGTTCACTGGCAAGTCGGATGACAAGGTATGA
- the rpoC gene encoding DNA-directed RNA polymerase subunit beta', whose amino-acid sequence MEDLFNLFEKPKNPLLFNAIKISVASPDKIRSWSHGEVKKPETINYRTFKPERDGLFCAKIFGPTKDYECNCGKYKRMRHRGVVCEKCGVEVIQSKVRRERMGHIELATPVVHIWFLKSLPSRIGALLDMSLKDIEKVLYFESYIVLDPGETPLQYKELLTETRYRRAMEEYGAGKFVAEMGAEAVRKLLKSVDINKLSEDLRHEMRDANSEVRRKKMAKRLKVINAFKVSGNRPEWMVLEVIPVIPPDLRPLVPLDGGRFATSDLNDLYRRVINRNNRLKRLMELSAPDMIIRNEKRMLQEAVDALFDNGRRGRAITGQNRRPLKSLSDMLKGKTGRFRQNLLGKRVDYSGRSVIVVGPELRLHQCGLPKKMALELFKPFIYNKLEERGHVTTIKSAKKMVEKERPEVWDILDEVIREHPVLLNRAPTLHRLGIQAFEPILIEGKAIQLHPLVCAAYNADFDGDQMAVHVPLSVEAQVEARALMMSTNNILSPANGKPIIVPTQDIVLGLYYMTRSRLNAKGSGRVFSSPAEVRIAYDQGDVELQAPITVRINGERVETTAGRVLVYDIVPPMIPFKEINRVMKKKELANLIDISYRLAGNKATVILADRLKDMGYENATKAGISISIKDMVIPPSKEELLKKAHDDVREIEEQYENGLITDGERYNKVVDIWAEVTDRIADEMLRDLGSEKAVDEQGKEISVPSFNPIFMMADSGARGSAQQIRQLAGMRGLMAKPSGEIIETPITANFREGLTVLQYFISTHGARKGLADTALKTANSGYLTRRLVDVAQDSVISEDDCGTMDGIEITPLMEGGEIIEPLGDRVLGRVALEEVNDPFTGEVIVRANQEIDEELVQRIEDAGLERIKIRSVLSCQSKRGVCVLCYGRDLGRGHMVNHGEAIGVIAAQSIGEPGTQLTMRTFHIGGTASRRAEQTTLESRNEGNVRFINVNTVTNKEGDLVVMNRNGEVAIVDYPEGEKGRARERERYPVVYGAKFKKKDGAKIKAGELLAEWDPYTIPILTEIGGVVKFGDVVEGVTMEEKVDERTGLSTKVIIDSKDVGKRPRISIKDVAGRTAKLTGTQEARYLLPVGAHINVPEGQTVFAGDVLAKIPRETTKTKDITGGLPRVAELFEARKPKEFAVISEIDGVVAFGKDTKGKRKVIVTPDIGEPREYLIPKGKHISVHEGDRIRAGESLMDGSSNPHDILNILGEKALAKYLVDEVQEIYRLQGVRINDKHIEVIVRQMLRRVRIKEVGDTDFLVGDQVEKWRFDEENQRAVTQNERPAVAEPLLLGITKASLSTESFISAASFQETTKVLTEAAIHGKVDLLCGLKENVIMGRLIPAGTGIGKYNKTEIELEEPDGDGEVRAAAEA is encoded by the coding sequence ATGGAAGATCTATTCAATCTATTCGAGAAACCGAAGAACCCCCTGCTGTTCAATGCGATCAAAATTTCGGTTGCGTCGCCCGACAAGATCCGTTCTTGGTCCCACGGCGAAGTGAAAAAACCCGAGACGATCAACTATCGCACCTTCAAACCCGAGCGCGACGGGCTGTTTTGCGCAAAGATTTTCGGTCCGACGAAAGATTACGAGTGTAACTGCGGCAAGTATAAACGCATGCGCCACCGCGGCGTGGTCTGCGAGAAGTGCGGCGTTGAAGTCATTCAGTCGAAAGTGCGGCGCGAGCGCATGGGCCACATCGAGTTGGCCACGCCGGTCGTGCACATTTGGTTTTTAAAGAGCCTGCCCAGCCGGATCGGTGCGCTGCTCGATATGTCGCTCAAAGACATCGAGAAGGTGCTTTATTTTGAATCCTATATCGTCCTCGATCCGGGTGAGACGCCGCTCCAATACAAGGAACTGCTCACCGAGACTCGCTATCGCAGAGCGATGGAAGAATATGGCGCCGGCAAGTTCGTCGCCGAGATGGGCGCCGAAGCGGTGCGCAAGCTTTTGAAATCGGTCGATATCAACAAGCTCTCCGAAGACCTGCGCCACGAGATGCGCGACGCCAATTCCGAAGTGCGGCGCAAGAAGATGGCCAAGCGGCTCAAGGTCATCAACGCCTTCAAAGTTTCCGGTAACCGACCCGAGTGGATGGTGCTCGAAGTGATTCCGGTCATTCCGCCGGACCTGCGCCCGCTCGTGCCCCTCGACGGCGGCCGTTTCGCGACTTCTGACTTAAACGATCTGTATCGCCGGGTGATCAACCGCAACAACCGTTTGAAACGGCTGATGGAGTTGAGCGCGCCGGATATGATTATCCGCAACGAAAAACGCATGCTGCAAGAAGCGGTGGATGCGCTGTTCGACAACGGCCGGCGCGGCCGGGCGATCACCGGCCAAAACCGCCGCCCGCTAAAGTCGCTGAGCGACATGCTCAAGGGCAAGACCGGCCGCTTCCGCCAGAACCTGCTCGGTAAGCGCGTCGATTACTCGGGTCGCTCGGTCATTGTCGTTGGTCCTGAGCTGCGACTTCATCAATGCGGTCTGCCAAAGAAGATGGCCCTCGAGCTCTTCAAGCCGTTTATCTACAACAAGCTCGAGGAGCGCGGCCATGTGACGACTATTAAAAGTGCCAAAAAGATGGTCGAAAAAGAGCGGCCGGAGGTTTGGGATATTCTCGACGAAGTGATTCGCGAGCATCCTGTGCTGCTAAACCGCGCGCCGACGCTGCACCGCTTAGGTATTCAGGCCTTCGAGCCAATTCTGATCGAAGGCAAAGCGATCCAGCTCCATCCCTTGGTCTGCGCGGCGTACAACGCGGACTTTGACGGCGACCAGATGGCGGTGCATGTGCCGCTGTCGGTGGAAGCGCAGGTCGAAGCGCGCGCGCTGATGATGTCGACCAACAATATTCTTTCGCCGGCCAACGGCAAGCCAATCATCGTGCCGACCCAAGACATCGTGCTCGGGCTCTACTACATGACCCGCAGCCGCTTGAACGCCAAAGGCAGCGGCCGGGTGTTTAGCAGCCCGGCTGAAGTCCGCATCGCCTACGATCAGGGGGATGTCGAGCTGCAAGCGCCGATCACCGTGCGTATCAATGGCGAGCGGGTTGAGACCACCGCTGGACGCGTGCTGGTATACGATATCGTGCCGCCGATGATTCCATTCAAGGAAATCAATCGCGTCATGAAGAAAAAAGAGCTGGCCAACTTGATCGACATCAGTTATCGCCTGGCCGGCAACAAGGCGACGGTTATCTTGGCCGATCGCTTGAAAGACATGGGCTACGAGAACGCCACCAAGGCGGGCATCTCGATTTCTATTAAAGACATGGTCATACCGCCGAGCAAAGAAGAGCTGCTCAAGAAAGCCCACGACGATGTCCGTGAAATCGAAGAGCAGTACGAAAACGGTCTGATCACCGACGGCGAGCGCTACAACAAAGTTGTCGACATCTGGGCCGAAGTGACCGACCGAATCGCCGACGAGATGTTGCGCGATCTGGGTTCGGAAAAAGCGGTGGATGAGCAGGGCAAAGAGATCAGTGTGCCGAGCTTCAACCCGATCTTTATGATGGCCGATTCCGGCGCCCGTGGCAGCGCGCAGCAGATTCGTCAATTGGCCGGCATGCGCGGCCTGATGGCCAAGCCGTCGGGTGAAATTATCGAGACGCCGATTACGGCGAACTTCCGCGAAGGGTTGACGGTGTTGCAGTATTTCATCTCGACCCACGGCGCGCGCAAGGGTCTTGCCGATACGGCTCTCAAGACCGCGAATTCGGGCTACCTGACGCGGCGCCTGGTCGACGTGGCGCAGGACTCCGTCATTTCCGAAGATGATTGCGGCACCATGGACGGCATTGAGATCACACCGCTCATGGAGGGTGGTGAAATCATCGAGCCGCTCGGCGACCGTGTGCTCGGCCGTGTGGCGCTCGAAGAGGTCAACGATCCATTCACCGGCGAAGTGATCGTGCGCGCGAACCAGGAGATCGACGAAGAATTGGTCCAGCGCATCGAAGATGCCGGCCTGGAGCGAATCAAGATTCGTTCCGTGTTGAGCTGTCAGTCCAAGCGCGGCGTTTGCGTGCTCTGTTACGGCCGCGACCTGGGCCGCGGCCACATGGTCAATCATGGCGAAGCGATCGGCGTCATCGCGGCGCAATCGATCGGCGAGCCGGGCACGCAGTTAACCATGCGGACCTTCCACATCGGCGGTACGGCGAGCCGGCGCGCTGAACAGACGACACTGGAGTCGCGCAACGAAGGCAACGTTCGCTTCATCAACGTCAACACGGTCACCAACAAAGAAGGTGATCTGGTGGTCATGAACCGCAACGGCGAAGTGGCGATCGTTGACTATCCCGAAGGCGAAAAGGGCCGCGCGCGCGAACGCGAGCGCTACCCGGTGGTTTACGGCGCAAAATTCAAAAAGAAAGATGGCGCCAAAATTAAAGCGGGCGAGCTGTTGGCAGAGTGGGATCCTTACACGATTCCAATCCTCACCGAAATTGGCGGTGTCGTGAAGTTCGGTGACGTCGTCGAAGGCGTGACCATGGAAGAAAAGGTCGATGAACGCACCGGCCTGTCGACCAAAGTCATCATCGATTCGAAAGACGTCGGCAAGCGGCCGCGCATCTCGATCAAGGACGTCGCGGGCCGGACCGCCAAACTGACCGGCACCCAAGAGGCGCGTTATCTATTGCCAGTCGGTGCGCACATCAATGTGCCCGAGGGGCAAACGGTTTTTGCCGGAGACGTCTTGGCGAAGATTCCGCGCGAGACGACGAAAACAAAGGATATCACCGGGGGGTTGCCGCGGGTGGCCGAGTTGTTCGAGGCGCGCAAGCCCAAGGAGTTTGCCGTTATCTCGGAGATTGATGGCGTGGTCGCGTTCGGCAAAGACACCAAAGGCAAGCGCAAAGTCATCGTTACGCCTGACATTGGCGAGCCGCGCGAATATCTGATCCCCAAAGGCAAGCATATCAGCGTGCACGAGGGCGACCGAATTCGTGCCGGTGAATCGCTCATGGACGGCTCGTCGAATCCCCACGATATTCTCAATATCTTGGGCGAGAAGGCATTGGCAAAGTATCTCGTTGACGAAGTCCAAGAAATTTACCGACTGCAGGGCGTGCGCATCAACGACAAGCATATCGAAGTGATCGTGCGCCAGATGCTGCGGCGGGTGCGCATCAAAGAGGTCGGTGACACCGATTTCTTGGTCGGCGATCAAGTAGAGAAATGGCGCTTTGACGAAGAAAATCAACGCGCTGTGACGCAGAACGAAAGACCGGCGGTGGCTGAGCCGTTGCTTTTGGGTATCACCAAGGCGTCTTTGTCAACGGAAAGCTTTATCTCGGCGGCTTCGTTCCAGGAGACGACCAAAGTGCTCACCGAGGCGGCGATCCACGGCAAGGTCGATCTGCTCTGCGGTCTCAAAGAGAACGTGATCATGGGCCGTTTAATTCCAGCAGGCACGGGCATCGGCAAATACAACAAGACCGAAATCGAGCTTGAGGAGCCGGACGGCGACGGTGAAGTGCGCGCGGCCGCGGAGGCGTGA
- the rpsJ gene encoding 30S ribosomal protein S10, producing the protein MNEKIRIRLKAYDHRVLDQSVGEIVETVRRTGGRVAGPIPLPTRIERFTVNRSPHVDKKSRDQYEIRTHKRLLDILEPTQQTVDALGKLDIAAGVDVEIKLQ; encoded by the coding sequence ATGAACGAAAAGATTCGGATTCGGTTAAAGGCTTACGACCACCGCGTGCTCGACCAATCGGTGGGTGAGATCGTCGAGACGGTGCGTCGCACGGGAGGCAGGGTGGCGGGGCCGATTCCTTTGCCGACGCGCATCGAGCGTTTCACCGTGAACCGTTCGCCCCATGTCGATAAAAAATCGCGCGATCAATACGAGATCCGGACGCACAAACGTTTGCTCGATATTTTAGAACCGACGCAGCAGACCGTCGACGCGTTGGGCAAGCTCGACATTGCCGCCGGCGTCGATGTGGAAATTAAGCTCCAGTAG
- a CDS encoding 50S ribosomal protein L3, whose amino-acid sequence MNGLIGRKVGMTQYYNAEGNIIPVTVIEAGPCVVVQKKEAATDGYNAVQVGFGEKKNQRVNKAMQGHMAKAGKGAFAVLREFRLDDVSHYSVGQEIKVADLFKAGDFIDVAGTSKGHGYAGVIKRWSFAGFPGSHGTHEYFRHGGSIGNRSYPGRVRKGKKMAGHWGDEQVSTQNLEVVDVRAEQNLMLIRGAVPGVKQGVVILRRAVKG is encoded by the coding sequence ATGAACGGGCTCATCGGCAGAAAAGTTGGCATGACGCAGTACTACAATGCGGAGGGTAACATTATCCCGGTTACCGTGATCGAAGCCGGTCCCTGTGTGGTAGTGCAGAAGAAGGAAGCCGCCACCGACGGTTACAACGCCGTGCAGGTGGGCTTTGGCGAGAAAAAAAACCAACGCGTCAACAAAGCGATGCAAGGCCACATGGCGAAAGCTGGCAAGGGGGCGTTTGCGGTGCTGCGCGAGTTTCGCCTTGACGATGTCTCGCATTACTCTGTCGGCCAGGAGATTAAGGTGGCCGATCTGTTCAAGGCGGGCGACTTCATCGATGTCGCCGGAACTTCTAAAGGCCACGGTTACGCTGGGGTTATCAAACGCTGGTCCTTTGCCGGTTTCCCCGGTTCCCATGGCACGCACGAATACTTCCGCCACGGTGGTTCGATCGGCAACCGTTCCTACCCGGGTCGTGTGCGCAAAGGCAAAAAGATGGCCGGCCATTGGGGCGATGAGCAAGTTTCAACGCAGAACCTTGAAGTCGTCGATGTGCGCGCCGAACAAAATCTCATGTTGATTAGAGGCGCGGTCCCGGGCGTGAAGCAGGGTGTGGTGATTCTGCGCCGCGCTGTCAAAGGTTAA